Genomic window (Polaromonas sp. JS666):
AGCCCGCCCAGCCAGCTGCTGGCGCCAAAGCCCATGATGTAAATGCGTTTTGCGTTCAGGATGGCGCCCACCGCCTGCTCGCAGCTGTGGGCATCGAGCGATTGCCGCGTCAAATCGATGTTGCGCTGGTTTTCCGCCAGAGCGCTCGCGAACACGTCCGCCACCGTGGTGGGGTGTTCGAGCGTGCTGCGCAGCTTCTCGACCGGGGCCAGCGTGGTTTCAAAGCCCAGCACCAGCGCCGCGCGGAACTGCTGGTAGCCGTCAAATTCGAGCGCCCGCGCAAACCGGTTGGCGGTGGCCACCGAAACCCCCAGCGTGGCGGCCAGCTCGTCGATGGGCATGGTGGCGGCCTGCAAGGGGTGGGCGAGCACATAGTCGGCCATCTGCCGGTGCGAGCGTGTCAGCGTCGGCAACACGCGTGCAATGCGCTGTGCCATCGAGGGGTTGCCGGGAACTGTTGTCATCAGGGTCGGGCGTGAAGTTGAATGTATATAAATTTACAAAACGACTCATGATAGCGAAATTTTTGATCATTTGGAATCGATGCCAACCCCCGCGATGCGCTGTCCGGCGATGGCAATGGCCTCGCCCAAGGGACGGGCTTCAGACACCGGCGCTGGAGGGGTGGCACGGTTCAGTGCGCCATTTTTCAGATTAAAAATGGCTGCTATCCCTCGTGATTCGGATCTAAGATGCTATTAAAATAATAGCTAGTGACGGACCCGGTGGATGGGTCAGGCCGGGCGCCGGAGGGCGGCGCAGAGGCGGGAGGTGCACTGAAGGAGTGCCCGCCGGCGGCCGCTCAGGACTTGAGCTTTTTATAGGCCCGGTCCATTTCGGGCGCCTTGCTGGTGTCCTTCAGCCCCTTGCGCACATCCCGCTCCGCCTGCTCGATGAGGGGGCTGGTCTGTTCGCCGGTCATGTCAACCGCCTCGTCACGCTCATGCGGCAGCTCCAGGCTGCTCTCCACGGACCGGTCTGCCGGTGTGATGGGCTGATCGGGTAGCGGCCGCTGGGCGCGCGGCGATTTGCCGGGCATGCCTTTGCCGGCAGCGGATGGATCGACAGGTTCGCCGGGCCGGCCGGCCGGTTTGGGTCTGGACATGTGTCCGAGTTTGAGCGCCCTGTTGTTGCGGCGCTGTCAGCCCGACAAGCTACCGGCTGTAGGAAAAAGCCACGTTGCCGAAGCATGAAGCCATGGCCGGCCGTGCGTGCCAGAATGACTGTGATCGGTAGTCAGGTCTTCTTTGGGTTTTCTTTGGTTTTCTGGGCTTTTCATGATCCATATCCGCGAGATTGATCACATCGTTCTTCGGGTCATTGACCTGCAGCGCATGCTCGGGTTTTACACGGGCGTGCTGGGCTGCACCGTTGAACGCCGGCAGGACGACATCGGCCTGGTGCAGCTGCGCGCCGGGCGCTCGCTGGTGGATCTGGTGCCGGTGGACGGCAAGCTGGGGCGGGCCGGTGGTGCGGCGCCCGGCGCGCAAGCGCGCAACGTCGACCATTTCTGCTTTCGCGTCGAGCCCTTCGATGCGGTGGCCATTCGCGGGCACCTGGCCGCCAACGGCGTGCAGGCGGGCGAGGTGGAGTCCAGGTACGGCGCAGAAGGCGAGGGGCCTTCGATTTACCTCACCGACCCCGAAGGCAATACCGTGGAGCTAAAGGGGCCGCCAGGCGCGCCCGCCTGAACACCCTCGGCACGGTCACAGCTGGCGCCAGCCCTGCCAGGCGGTGAAGGCCGCGCTCAGCATCAGCATGGCGCCAACTGCGCGCGCCAGGGCAACGCTGGCCGCGGGGCGGCTGGCCAGCCACCGGCGCGTGCCGCCGGCCGCCAGCGCCAGCGAGCCATACACCCCGGTTTGCGTGATCGCAATGATCAGCCCCAGCGCGATCGCCTGTAGCCACAGCGAGCCGTACTCAAGCCGCAGGAATTGCGGAAAGATGGCCAGCATGAACAAATAGGCTTTGGGATTGAGCAGGCAGGTGAGTGCTGCCTGCCGAAAGGTGCGCCATGGTGAGCGCGAATGGACGGCGGGCAAATCACCAAAGACGGAGGTGCTTTGAATCAATGACCAGCCTATCCACGCGATATAGGCGCTTCCCGCCAGCAGCATGACGTGAACCATGCCGGGAACGAGTTGCAGCAACAGGCCCAGTCCCAGCACGCCGGCCACCACATGGCAAATGCCGCCGGCCACAATGCCGCTGACCGCGAAGAGGCCTGACCTGCGCCCGCCGGTCAGCGAGCTGGCCATCACAAACGCCATGTCCATGCCGGGCAGGACGATGATGCCCAGTACCATCAGGAAAAACAGCCAGAGATGGGAGAAGTGGTCCATGGGTGACGTGCCCTTTCTTTTTCAGCAGCGCAGCAATTCATCAGTAATTCATCAGCAATTCAGTAATGGGCTGCGTAGTAGGCAGGCCG
Coding sequences:
- a CDS encoding LysE family translocator, translated to MDHFSHLWLFFLMVLGIIVLPGMDMAFVMASSLTGGRRSGLFAVSGIVAGGICHVVAGVLGLGLLLQLVPGMVHVMLLAGSAYIAWIGWSLIQSTSVFGDLPAVHSRSPWRTFRQAALTCLLNPKAYLFMLAIFPQFLRLEYGSLWLQAIALGLIIAITQTGVYGSLALAAGGTRRWLASRPAASVALARAVGAMLMLSAAFTAWQGWRQL
- a CDS encoding VOC family protein; this translates as MIHIREIDHIVLRVIDLQRMLGFYTGVLGCTVERRQDDIGLVQLRAGRSLVDLVPVDGKLGRAGGAAPGAQARNVDHFCFRVEPFDAVAIRGHLAANGVQAGEVESRYGAEGEGPSIYLTDPEGNTVELKGPPGAPA